In a genomic window of Balaenoptera ricei isolate mBalRic1 chromosome 3, mBalRic1.hap2, whole genome shotgun sequence:
- the LOC132363904 gene encoding small EDRK-rich factor 1-like: MACGNQRELARQKNMKKSQEISKGKRKEDSLSASQRKQRDSEIMQQKQKAANEKKSMQTREK, from the coding sequence ATGGCCTGCGGAAATCAACGAGAACTTGCCCGCCAGAAAAACATGAAGAAATCCCAGGAAATTagtaagggaaaaagaaaagaggatagCTTGAGTGCCTCTCAGAGGAAACAGAGGGACTCTGAGATCATGCAACAAAAGCAGAAGGCAGCCAATGAGAAGAAGTCTATGCagacaagagaaaaatga